Below is a window of Streptomyces genisteinicus DNA.
TCGCCGTAGGGGAAGGAGACGGTGAGTTCGTTGGTGGCGTCCGGGATGCCCGCGGACATCGGCGTGGTGCCGATGAACCAGTCGTCGGTGGAGAAGAACGGGTGGTCGGCGCAGACCGCCACCCGCGAACGCCCGGTGGCGGCACGCGCGAGGCGCACCGCCGCCGTGGTCGCGTCGGACCCGTTCTTGGCGAACTTCACCATCTCGGCGGTCGGCACCGTGGCGAGGAAGCGCTCCGCGGCCTCGATCTCCACGACCGACGGGCGGACGAAGTTGCCGCCCGTGCCCAGCCGGCGCCGCACCGCCTCGGTCACCCGGGGGTGCGCGTGGCCGAGGCTCACCGACCGCAGGCCGGAGCCGTACTCGACGTACCGGTTGCCGTCGACGTCCCACACATGGGCGCCCAGGCCGTGGTCGATGACCGGTGCCAGGCCCTCGGGGTACTGGTCGTCGCCCTTGGCGTAGGTGTGCGCGCCCCCGGGGACCAGGGCGTGCAGCCGTTCGTTGGCCGCCCGTGACCGGGGGAGGCGGAACTCCTCGGTGTCCACGCTGTCGTCACCCTTCCCTGCGCTGGAGGACCTCGGCGAGGCTCGGCGCCTTGCGGTCCCGTTCGGACGTCGACGCGGCCGGCAGCGGCCACGGGATGGCGAGCTCCGGATCGTCGAAGGCGATCGTCACGTCCTCGGCCGGGTCGTGCGGACGGTCGATCCGGTACGAGGTGTCGGCGGTCCCGGTCAGCGCCTGGAACCCGTGGGCGCATCCCGCCGGGATGTACAGCGTCGTCTGCGTCTCGCCGGACAGTTCGAAGAAGGCCCGGCCGAGGTAGGTCGGCGAGCCGGCCCGCAGGTCCACCACGACGTCGAAGATCCGCCCGTACGAGCAGCGCACCAGCTTGGCCTCCCCGGCGCCCGAGCGCAGGTGCAGGCCGCGCAGCACGCCCCGGGCGGAGCGGGACAGGCTGTCCTGGACGAAGGCGTCCGGGTCGATGCCCACCGAGCGGACCACCTCGGCGTCGAAGGTGCGGCAGAAGAAGCCGCGTTCGTCGGCGTGCGGGGTCGGTTCGAAGAGGTACGCCCCGGCGATGGCCGGGACCGGGGTCGCCTTCACGAGGCCTCCTGAGGGGTGCGGGGAGCGGATGCGCGGCCGGCCGCCGGGA
It encodes the following:
- a CDS encoding dTDP-4-dehydrorhamnose 3,5-epimerase family protein, whose product is MKATPVPAIAGAYLFEPTPHADERGFFCRTFDAEVVRSVGIDPDAFVQDSLSRSARGVLRGLHLRSGAGEAKLVRCSYGRIFDVVVDLRAGSPTYLGRAFFELSGETQTTLYIPAGCAHGFQALTGTADTSYRIDRPHDPAEDVTIAFDDPELAIPWPLPAASTSERDRKAPSLAEVLQRREG